Proteins found in one Cetobacterium sp. 8H genomic segment:
- a CDS encoding NifB/NifX family molybdenum-iron cluster-binding protein: MKIAIVADNNKVSQHFGKAPGFFVYDGTNKTYYESIGHGAIPKQLKELGIDFVACGGIGEGAMNNLKEMNIKAFTGLEGFCDDIANGFFKQILVTGNSGCNSHDHSHHSHHSCNCKCGK, encoded by the coding sequence ATGAAAATTGCAATCGTTGCAGATAATAATAAAGTTAGTCAACATTTTGGAAAGGCTCCAGGATTTTTTGTTTATGATGGTACAAATAAAACTTATTATGAAAGTATTGGACACGGAGCTATTCCTAAACAATTAAAAGAATTAGGTATTGATTTTGTTGCTTGTGGTGGAATTGGTGAAGGAGCTATGAATAATTTAAAAGAGATGAATATTAAAGCATTTACTGGACTAGAAGGATTTTGTGACGATATAGCTAATGGATTTTTTAAACAAATTTTAGTTACTGGTAATAGCGGATGTAATTCTCATGATCATTCACACCATTCACACCATTCTTGCAATTGTAAGTGTGGAAAATAA